The Streptomyces pactum genome contains a region encoding:
- a CDS encoding bifunctional DNA primase/polymerase, which produces MSAEFGGRSGLQGKLSQWLRGRRPKEAPGDGGREDLLLAAAGAGLPLAPAAHPAGYRCSCDRVGCPTPARHPVSFAWQTQSTTDRAQIERWARHQPEANFITATGMVHDVLDVPLQAGREALDRLLEAGIEVGPVAESDDGRMLLFTLTRGTPEDEDEWWPCELDCHPETMDEHPGLRWHCRGSYVLVPPASLPGEDRTVHWVRGPEHPLPDPLTLLETLTDACARHAGEESDHAGATWPLRR; this is translated from the coding sequence ATGAGCGCGGAGTTCGGCGGTCGGAGCGGTCTGCAGGGCAAACTCTCCCAGTGGCTGCGCGGACGCCGCCCCAAGGAGGCCCCCGGTGACGGTGGCCGGGAGGACCTGCTGCTCGCCGCCGCCGGCGCGGGACTGCCCCTGGCGCCCGCCGCGCACCCGGCCGGGTACCGCTGCTCCTGCGACCGCGTCGGCTGTCCCACCCCCGCCCGGCACCCCGTGTCGTTCGCCTGGCAGACCCAGTCCACCACCGACCGCGCGCAGATCGAGCGTTGGGCCCGCCACCAGCCCGAGGCCAACTTCATCACCGCGACCGGCATGGTGCACGACGTCCTCGACGTCCCCCTCCAGGCCGGTCGCGAGGCGCTCGACCGCCTGCTCGAGGCGGGCATCGAGGTGGGTCCGGTCGCCGAGAGCGACGACGGCCGCATGCTGCTGTTCACCCTCACCCGCGGCACCCCCGAGGACGAGGACGAGTGGTGGCCCTGCGAGCTGGACTGCCACCCCGAGACCATGGACGAGCATCCCGGCCTGCGCTGGCACTGCCGCGGCTCCTACGTCCTCGTACCGCCCGCCAGCCTGCCCGGCGAGGACCGGACGGTGCACTGGGTACGCGGCCCCGAGCACCCGCTGCCGGACCCGCTGACCCTGCTGGAGACGCTGACCGACGCCTGCGCCCGGCACGCCGGTGAGGAGAGCGACCACGCGGGCGCGACCTGGCCCCTGCGCCGCTGA
- a CDS encoding PhzF family phenazine biosynthesis protein yields MTDYDVLRVFCAPNGGYGNELGVVRDGSVLPDPAGRQELAAKLGFSETVFVDDPERGVVDIYTPALRLPFAGHPCVGTAWLLDVPELVTPAGVVGARLDGEFSWIEARPEWAPPRTLRQYPTVAEVDDLAVPPPGEWIYAWAWQDEPAGRVRARAFPGRDDGIEEDEATGAAALLLTDRLGRALNITQGTGSQILTAPQPEGWIEIGGRVRLER; encoded by the coding sequence GTGACTGACTACGACGTACTGCGTGTCTTCTGCGCGCCGAACGGCGGATACGGCAACGAGCTCGGCGTCGTCCGGGACGGATCCGTGCTGCCGGACCCCGCCGGGCGGCAGGAGCTGGCCGCGAAGCTCGGCTTCAGCGAGACCGTGTTCGTCGACGACCCCGAACGCGGTGTCGTCGACATCTACACGCCTGCTCTCCGCCTGCCGTTCGCCGGCCACCCCTGCGTCGGCACGGCCTGGCTGCTCGACGTGCCCGAGCTCGTCACCCCGGCCGGAGTGGTGGGGGCCCGGCTGGACGGCGAGTTCAGTTGGATCGAGGCCCGCCCCGAGTGGGCCCCGCCGCGCACCCTGCGCCAGTACCCCACCGTCGCCGAGGTCGACGATCTGGCGGTGCCGCCGCCCGGGGAGTGGATCTACGCGTGGGCCTGGCAGGACGAGCCGGCGGGGCGGGTGCGGGCGCGTGCGTTCCCGGGACGCGACGACGGCATCGAGGAGGACGAGGCGACCGGGGCGGCGGCGCTGCTGCTGACCGACCGGCTGGGGCGGGCCCTGAACATCACGCAGGGCACCGGCTCGCAGATTCTGACGGCGCCGCAGCCCGAAGGGTGGATCGAGATCGGCGGACGGGTGCGCCTGGAACGGTGA
- a CDS encoding alkaline phosphatase D family protein, with the protein MTPANHQARSQSSHAPELRAAARHLGRRRFLTVTGAAAALAFSVNLPAAGTASAAELDAARLTDDPFTLGVASGDPQSDSVLLWTRLAPAPYQADGGLPAERVDVRWELALDERFRRVVRRGKATAHPEFHHTVHVEVDHLAPGHVYHYRFRAGRWVSPAGRTRTAPARRSRALDLTFGVVSCQKYDEGYYTAYRHLAQEDVDVVFHLGDYLYEYAVDDAAGHRAYPAGTLPSLFKRETVTLEDYRLRYALYKSDPDLRAAHAAHPFVVTWDDHETENNYADQTPENSVPPEEFLIRRAAAYRAYWENMPLRRPQLPDGADLRLYRRLHWGRLAQFDVLDTRQYRSNQAYGDGWQYPGPESEDPSRTLTGDAQERWLINGWHRSDALWNVVPQQVTFSQRFNSTTPPSKVSMDSWDGYPASRERVLAGAQAAGVENLMVLTGDVHVSYGFDIKRDFDDPGSRTLGTEIVTTSVTSGRDGSERPSNWDTLMTANPHLKFFNGRRGYTTVSLGRESARADFKTVSHVTTQGAPLTTAGSFVTEVGEQGLKPA; encoded by the coding sequence ATGACACCCGCGAACCACCAGGCCCGGTCCCAGTCCTCGCACGCGCCCGAACTCCGCGCCGCCGCCCGTCACCTGGGCCGCCGTCGCTTCCTGACCGTCACCGGCGCCGCCGCCGCGCTCGCCTTCTCCGTGAACCTGCCGGCCGCCGGCACCGCGAGCGCCGCCGAACTCGACGCCGCACGGCTCACCGACGACCCCTTCACGCTCGGCGTCGCCTCCGGCGACCCGCAGTCCGACTCCGTCCTGCTGTGGACGCGGCTGGCCCCCGCCCCGTACCAGGCCGACGGCGGACTGCCCGCCGAACGCGTCGACGTGCGCTGGGAACTGGCCCTCGACGAACGGTTCCGCCGCGTCGTCAGACGGGGCAAGGCCACCGCCCACCCCGAGTTCCACCACACCGTGCACGTCGAGGTCGACCACCTCGCCCCCGGCCACGTCTACCACTACCGCTTCCGCGCCGGCCGCTGGGTCAGCCCGGCCGGGCGCACCCGCACCGCCCCCGCGCGGCGCAGCCGGGCCCTCGACCTCACCTTCGGCGTGGTCTCCTGCCAGAAGTACGACGAGGGTTACTACACCGCGTACCGGCACCTGGCCCAGGAGGACGTGGACGTCGTCTTCCACCTCGGCGACTACCTCTACGAGTACGCCGTCGACGACGCCGCCGGCCACCGCGCTTACCCGGCCGGCACCCTGCCCTCGCTCTTCAAGCGCGAGACGGTGACCCTGGAGGACTACCGACTGCGGTACGCCCTGTACAAGTCGGACCCCGACCTGCGGGCCGCACACGCCGCGCACCCCTTCGTCGTCACCTGGGACGACCACGAGACCGAGAACAACTACGCCGACCAGACCCCGGAGAACAGCGTCCCGCCGGAGGAGTTCCTGATCCGGCGGGCCGCCGCCTACCGGGCCTACTGGGAGAACATGCCGCTGCGCCGCCCGCAGTTGCCCGACGGCGCCGACCTGAGGCTCTACCGCCGCCTGCACTGGGGCCGGCTGGCCCAGTTCGACGTGCTCGACACCCGCCAGTACCGCTCCAACCAGGCCTACGGCGACGGCTGGCAGTACCCCGGGCCGGAGTCCGAGGACCCCAGCCGCACCCTGACCGGCGACGCCCAGGAGCGCTGGCTGATCAACGGCTGGCACCGGTCGGACGCCCTGTGGAACGTGGTGCCCCAGCAGGTCACCTTCTCGCAGCGGTTCAACTCCACCACCCCGCCGTCCAAGGTCTCCATGGACTCCTGGGACGGCTACCCCGCCTCACGCGAGCGGGTGCTGGCCGGCGCGCAGGCCGCCGGAGTGGAGAACCTCATGGTCCTCACCGGCGACGTACACGTCTCCTACGGCTTCGACATCAAGCGCGACTTCGACGACCCCGGCTCCCGGACCCTGGGCACCGAGATCGTCACCACCTCCGTCACCAGCGGCCGCGACGGCTCGGAGAGGCCGTCCAACTGGGACACCCTCATGACCGCCAACCCGCACCTGAAGTTCTTCAACGGGCGGCGCGGCTACACGACGGTGTCACTGGGCCGGGAGTCGGCGCGCGCCGACTTCAAGACGGTGTCCCACGTGACCACGCAGGGCGCGCCGCTGACGACCGCCGGGTCCTTCGTGACGGAGGTGGGGGAGCAGGGGCTCAAGCCGGCGTGA
- a CDS encoding SDR family oxidoreductase, with translation MNTVRTAAEEQVGAQKVALVTGAGSGIGRAVAVELLAAGWSVALAGRRVETLEETASRAPAGSATTLPVRADVSRPEDVAALFDAVRDRFGRLDLLFNNAGTFGPGGVPVEDLPYEAWRHVVDTNLNGAFLCAQAAYRQMKEQSPQGGRIINNGSISAHTPRPHSVAYTATKHALTGLTKSLSLDGRPHGIAVGQIDIGNAATDMTAGMRTGALQANGETAPEPVMDVADVARTVRHMAELPLEANVQFATVMATAMPYVGRG, from the coding sequence ATGAACACCGTGAGAACCGCCGCCGAGGAACAGGTCGGCGCACAGAAAGTGGCCCTCGTCACGGGCGCCGGCTCCGGCATCGGCCGGGCGGTCGCCGTCGAACTGCTGGCGGCCGGCTGGTCGGTGGCACTCGCCGGCCGGCGCGTCGAGACGCTGGAGGAGACGGCCTCCCGGGCCCCCGCGGGCAGCGCGACGACACTCCCCGTCCGTGCCGACGTGTCACGGCCCGAGGACGTCGCGGCCCTGTTCGACGCCGTACGCGACCGCTTCGGGCGGCTGGACCTGCTGTTCAACAACGCCGGGACGTTCGGCCCGGGCGGCGTGCCGGTCGAGGACCTGCCCTACGAGGCGTGGCGGCACGTGGTGGACACCAACCTCAACGGGGCGTTCCTGTGCGCGCAGGCGGCCTACCGGCAGATGAAGGAGCAGAGCCCGCAGGGCGGCCGGATCATCAACAACGGCTCGATCTCGGCCCACACCCCGCGCCCGCACTCGGTGGCCTACACGGCGACCAAGCACGCGCTGACCGGCCTGACCAAGTCACTGTCGCTGGACGGCCGGCCCCACGGCATCGCGGTGGGCCAGATCGACATCGGCAACGCGGCGACCGACATGACGGCCGGCATGCGGACCGGCGCGCTCCAGGCCAACGGGGAGACGGCACCCGAGCCCGTGATGGACGTCGCCGACGTGGCACGCACGGTGCGGCACATGGCGGAGCTGCCGCTGGAGGCGAACGTGCAGTTCGCGACGGTCATGGCGACGGCGATGCCGTATGTGGGACGCGGGTGA
- a CDS encoding small ribosomal subunit Rsm22 family protein encodes MNDPATPADTLRTALADLVDGLPPRQAAQAVERLIANYRGATPTDAPILRDRADVVAYAAYRMPATFAAVRSALTAFADAVPGWVPGSHVDVGGGTGAATWAVSATWGGVRPVTVLDWAEPALALGREIAAAHPALRDVRWQRSRIGAALTVESTDLVTVSYVLNELTGADRTALVDAAASAARAVVIVEAGTPDGYARVIEARDRLISAGFQVAAPCPHSAACPIVPGTDWCHFAARVSRSSLHRQVKGGSLAYEDEKFSYVAATRLPVDPAPSRVVRRPQIRKGQVLLDLCEPDEQLRRRTVTKRHGDLYKAARDADWGDPWPPPEANQPGQ; translated from the coding sequence GTGAACGACCCCGCCACCCCCGCCGACACCCTGCGCACCGCCCTCGCCGACCTGGTCGACGGGCTGCCGCCCCGGCAGGCCGCGCAGGCCGTGGAGCGGCTGATCGCCAACTACCGCGGGGCCACCCCGACCGACGCCCCGATCCTGCGGGACCGCGCGGACGTCGTCGCCTACGCCGCTTACCGCATGCCCGCGACCTTCGCGGCGGTGCGGTCCGCGTTGACGGCGTTCGCGGACGCCGTGCCCGGGTGGGTGCCCGGGAGCCACGTCGACGTCGGCGGCGGGACCGGCGCGGCGACCTGGGCCGTCAGCGCCACCTGGGGCGGTGTTCGTCCGGTGACCGTGCTCGACTGGGCCGAGCCCGCGCTGGCCCTCGGCCGGGAGATCGCCGCCGCCCACCCGGCCCTGCGCGACGTACGCTGGCAGCGCTCTCGGATCGGAGCGGCGCTCACCGTCGAGAGCACTGATCTCGTCACCGTCTCCTACGTCCTCAACGAGCTGACCGGCGCCGACCGCACCGCCCTCGTCGACGCCGCCGCCTCCGCCGCGCGGGCCGTCGTGATCGTGGAGGCGGGCACCCCGGACGGGTACGCCCGGGTCATCGAGGCCCGCGACCGGTTGATCTCCGCCGGGTTCCAGGTGGCCGCCCCCTGTCCGCACAGCGCCGCCTGCCCCATCGTCCCCGGCACGGACTGGTGCCACTTCGCGGCGCGGGTCAGCCGTTCCTCCCTGCACCGCCAGGTCAAGGGCGGCTCCCTCGCCTACGAGGACGAGAAGTTCAGCTACGTCGCCGCCACCCGGCTCCCGGTCGACCCCGCCCCCTCCCGGGTGGTCCGGCGTCCGCAGATCCGCAAGGGGCAGGTGCTGCTCGACCTGTGCGAGCCCGACGAGCAGTTGCGCCGCCGGACGGTCACCAAGCGCCACGGCGACCTGTACAAGGCCGCCCGCGACGCGGACTGGGGCGACCCCTGGCCCCCGCCGGAGGCCAACCAGCCCGGGCAGTAA
- a CDS encoding DoxX family protein, translating to MNRTDRRDLGLLLLRLGTGGVLAAHGAQKLLGWFGGGGIEGTGQAMEAMGYAPGRTSATAAGLAEAGGGTLLALGLATPAAGAAAAGAMVGAAAVHAPNGFFAQAGGYEYAASLGLTAAGLAVTGPGRLSLDHVLGHAVNRNWMVPAALAATAAATAVVVGARNKRVRRAAEGEQEPLFD from the coding sequence GTGAACCGTACTGACCGGCGCGATCTCGGGCTGCTGCTGCTCCGCCTGGGTACCGGCGGCGTCCTGGCCGCGCACGGCGCGCAGAAACTGCTCGGCTGGTTCGGCGGCGGCGGCATCGAGGGCACCGGCCAGGCCATGGAGGCCATGGGCTACGCGCCGGGCCGGACCAGCGCCACCGCGGCCGGCCTCGCGGAGGCGGGCGGCGGAACGCTGCTGGCGCTGGGGCTGGCCACCCCGGCCGCGGGTGCGGCGGCGGCCGGCGCGATGGTGGGCGCCGCGGCGGTGCACGCCCCGAACGGCTTCTTCGCCCAGGCCGGCGGCTACGAGTACGCGGCGTCCCTCGGCCTGACCGCCGCCGGCCTCGCGGTCACCGGCCCCGGCCGCCTCTCGCTGGACCACGTGCTGGGCCACGCGGTCAACCGGAACTGGATGGTCCCGGCCGCCCTGGCGGCGACGGCGGCGGCCACGGCGGTCGTCGTGGGGGCGCGGAACAAGCGGGTACGGAGGGCGGCGGAGGGCGAGCAGGAACCACTGTTCGACTGA
- a CDS encoding serine hydrolase domain-containing protein, which produces MPVIGGRGELSVPRLRSDTPERAGLDPGQLRRVVEEVHDLTAGERPWAAGAVVAVGRGPVLAVEEAAGWAVRYASYDPRADAGVELPEGSRVPMTVGTPFDLASLTKVFTAVAAVQQIERGTLGIDAEVGAYLPDFRAAAAHGVTVRQLLTHTSGLRPELPLYDCADDGERLRRLRAEPPVGVPGTYCYSDLNMLLLQQVLERVTGRRLDVLVRDGITRPLGMTATGFGPCPGAAATEDQRKPWAKADRGMLRGVVHDENAWALGGVTGHAGLFSTGRDLAVFCRALLAGGSYGPARILGADFVELLLAEPGLGFALDQPWFMGELAGRGAAGHTGFTGTMLVLDRATDTFAVLLANTVHPRRRAPDNGPRAALGTRVARAVRGI; this is translated from the coding sequence GTGCCGGTCATCGGAGGGAGAGGAGAGCTGAGCGTTCCGAGACTGCGCAGCGACACCCCGGAGCGGGCCGGACTCGACCCCGGGCAGCTCCGCCGTGTCGTCGAGGAGGTGCACGACCTCACCGCCGGCGAGCGGCCCTGGGCGGCGGGCGCCGTCGTGGCCGTCGGACGCGGCCCCGTGCTCGCCGTCGAGGAGGCGGCGGGGTGGGCCGTGCGGTACGCGTCCTACGACCCGCGCGCCGACGCGGGCGTGGAGCTGCCCGAAGGCTCCAGGGTCCCGATGACCGTCGGCACGCCCTTCGATCTGGCGTCCCTGACGAAGGTGTTCACCGCGGTCGCCGCCGTACAGCAGATCGAGCGGGGCACGCTCGGCATCGACGCGGAGGTCGGCGCCTACCTGCCGGACTTCCGGGCCGCCGCCGCGCACGGCGTCACCGTGCGGCAACTGCTCACGCACACCTCCGGACTGCGGCCCGAACTCCCGCTGTACGACTGCGCCGACGACGGGGAACGGCTGCGGCGGCTGCGGGCGGAGCCACCGGTGGGGGTGCCGGGTACGTACTGCTACTCGGACCTGAACATGCTGCTCCTCCAGCAGGTCCTCGAACGCGTCACCGGCCGCCGCCTCGACGTCCTCGTCCGCGACGGGATCACCCGGCCGCTGGGCATGACGGCGACGGGCTTCGGGCCGTGCCCGGGCGCGGCGGCGACGGAGGACCAGCGAAAACCGTGGGCCAAGGCGGACCGGGGCATGCTGCGGGGCGTCGTCCACGACGAGAACGCGTGGGCGCTCGGCGGGGTGACCGGTCACGCGGGGCTGTTCTCGACGGGGCGGGACCTCGCCGTCTTCTGCCGTGCGCTGCTGGCGGGGGGCTCGTACGGGCCGGCCCGCATCCTCGGGGCGGACTTCGTGGAGCTGCTGCTGGCCGAGCCGGGGCTCGGGTTCGCGCTGGACCAGCCGTGGTTCATGGGCGAGCTGGCGGGGCGGGGGGCGGCCGGGCACACCGGGTTCACGGGCACGATGCTGGTCCTCGACCGGGCGACGGACACCTTCGCGGTCCTCCTCGCCAACACGGTCCATCCACGCCGCCGCGCCCCGGACAACGGGCCCCGGGCGGCGCTGGGGACGCGGGTGGCGCGGGCGGTGCGGGGCATCTGA
- a CDS encoding Gfo/Idh/MocA family protein has product MTGQRVRWGILATGGMAATFTADLVDLPDAEVVAVASRTEASAKAFAERFGIPRAYGGWETLARDEDIDVVYVATPHSAHRTAAGLCLEAGRNVLCEKPFTLNVREAEELVALARQRGGFLMEAMWMYCNPLVRRLKSLVDEGAIGEVRSVQADFGLAGPFPPAHRLRDPAQGGGALLDLGVYPVSFAQLLLGEPSDIAARAVLSDEGVDLQTGALLTYESGALASVHCSITGGTPNSASVTGSKGRIDVPYGFFFPDHFVLHRDGREPREFRADPADGPRASLKHEAREVMRALRAGETESPLVPLDGTLAVMRTLDTVRDRVGVRYPGEERAVTPA; this is encoded by the coding sequence GTGACCGGGCAGAGGGTGCGCTGGGGGATTCTGGCGACCGGCGGGATGGCGGCGACGTTCACGGCGGATCTGGTCGATCTGCCGGACGCCGAGGTCGTGGCGGTGGCGTCGCGGACCGAGGCGTCGGCGAAGGCGTTCGCGGAGCGGTTCGGGATACCGCGCGCGTACGGCGGCTGGGAGACGCTGGCGCGGGACGAGGACATCGACGTGGTGTACGTCGCCACCCCGCACTCGGCGCACCGGACGGCCGCCGGCCTGTGCCTGGAGGCGGGGCGGAACGTGCTGTGCGAGAAGCCGTTCACGCTGAACGTGCGCGAGGCGGAGGAACTGGTCGCGCTGGCCCGGCAGCGCGGCGGCTTCCTGATGGAAGCGATGTGGATGTACTGCAACCCGTTGGTGCGGCGGCTGAAGTCGCTGGTCGACGAGGGTGCGATCGGCGAGGTCCGCAGCGTCCAGGCGGACTTCGGGCTGGCGGGCCCCTTCCCGCCCGCGCACCGTCTGCGCGACCCCGCGCAGGGCGGCGGCGCGCTGCTCGACCTGGGGGTGTACCCGGTGTCGTTCGCCCAGTTGCTACTGGGTGAGCCGTCGGACATCGCGGCGCGAGCGGTGCTCTCCGACGAGGGCGTCGATCTCCAGACGGGTGCCCTGCTCACCTACGAGAGCGGTGCTCTCGCTTCGGTGCACTGCTCCATCACCGGCGGAACACCCAACTCCGCCTCGGTCACCGGCTCCAAGGGCCGTATCGACGTCCCGTACGGCTTCTTCTTCCCGGACCACTTCGTGCTGCACCGGGACGGCCGGGAACCGCGGGAGTTCCGGGCCGACCCGGCCGACGGCCCCCGGGCCAGCCTCAAGCACGAGGCCCGGGAGGTGATGCGCGCGCTGCGCGCCGGTGAGACCGAGTCCCCGCTGGTCCCGCTCGACGGCACCCTCGCGGTGATGCGGACGCTCGACACGGTCCGTGACCGCGTCGGCGTCCGCTACCCCGGCGAGGAGCGTGCGGTCACGCCGGCTTGA
- a CDS encoding multidrug effflux MFS transporter — MPERGPSIPHTSADTDTKTATDTGTTPITERAAGPETGPAARSLRATRRTGLLVTLILGGLTATPPLAMDMYLPSLPDVTRSLHASAATVQLTLTACLAGMALGQLVVGPMSDKWGRRRPLLAGLAVYVVATALCALAPTVELLVAFRLAQGLAGAAAIVIARAVVRDLYDGVAMARFFSTLMLISGVAPVVAPLIGGQILRVTDWRGVFVVLTVVGVVLGVVVWARLPETLPEEERHAGGVGDTLRAMRGLLADRAFTGYMLAGGFAFASLFAYIAASPFVIQEIYGASPQTFSLLFGINSIGLVVVGQINGKILVGRVRLDRVLGLGLLIVIAAATALLLMSLGVFGEVGLAPVAAALFVLMSAMGISLPNTQALALMRVKTSAGSASALLGTSSFLIGAVASPLVGIAGEDTALPMAVVQLAAALVALAFFVGMCRSSEGEES, encoded by the coding sequence ATGCCCGAGCGCGGGCCGTCCATACCGCACACGTCAGCGGACACGGACACGAAAACAGCTACGGACACGGGCACCACACCGATCACCGAGCGAGCGGCCGGACCGGAAACGGGACCGGCCGCCCGCTCGCTGCGCGCCACCCGCCGCACCGGCCTGCTCGTCACGCTCATCCTCGGCGGCCTGACCGCCACGCCGCCGCTCGCGATGGACATGTACCTCCCGTCGCTTCCGGACGTCACCCGGTCCCTGCACGCCTCCGCGGCGACCGTCCAGCTCACGCTCACCGCCTGCCTGGCCGGCATGGCGCTCGGCCAGCTCGTGGTCGGACCGATGAGCGACAAGTGGGGGCGCCGCCGCCCGCTCCTGGCGGGCCTGGCCGTCTACGTCGTCGCCACCGCGCTGTGCGCCCTCGCGCCCACCGTCGAACTGCTCGTCGCCTTCCGGCTGGCGCAGGGACTCGCCGGCGCCGCCGCCATCGTCATCGCCCGCGCAGTCGTCCGCGACCTGTACGACGGTGTGGCCATGGCGCGCTTCTTCTCCACCCTCATGCTGATCTCCGGAGTCGCACCGGTCGTCGCGCCGCTCATCGGCGGGCAGATCCTGCGGGTGACGGACTGGCGGGGCGTGTTCGTCGTGCTCACGGTGGTGGGGGTGGTGCTGGGCGTCGTCGTGTGGGCCAGGCTGCCCGAGACCCTGCCGGAGGAGGAGCGGCACGCGGGCGGCGTCGGCGACACCCTGCGCGCGATGCGCGGCCTGCTCGCCGACCGCGCCTTCACCGGGTACATGCTCGCGGGCGGCTTCGCCTTCGCCTCGCTGTTCGCCTACATCGCCGCCTCGCCGTTCGTCATCCAGGAGATCTACGGCGCCTCCCCGCAGACGTTCAGCCTGCTGTTCGGCATCAACTCGATCGGTCTGGTCGTCGTCGGACAGATCAACGGCAAGATCCTCGTCGGCCGGGTCCGGCTGGACCGGGTGCTGGGCCTCGGGCTGCTCATCGTCATCGCCGCCGCGACCGCGCTGCTGCTGATGTCCCTCGGCGTCTTCGGCGAGGTCGGCCTCGCGCCGGTCGCCGCCGCGCTGTTCGTGCTGATGTCCGCGATGGGCATCAGCCTGCCCAACACCCAGGCGCTCGCCCTGATGCGGGTCAAGACGTCCGCGGGCTCCGCCTCCGCGCTGCTCGGCACGTCCTCCTTCCTCATCGGCGCCGTCGCCTCCCCGCTCGTCGGGATCGCGGGGGAGGACACCGCCCTGCCGATGGCCGTGGTCCAGTTGGCGGCGGCGCTGGTGGCACTCGCCTTCTTCGTGGGGATGTGCCGGTCATCGGAGGGAGAGGAGAGCTGA
- a CDS encoding TetR/AcrR family transcriptional regulator, whose amino-acid sequence MAAQKPAHAPTPVPDRPHPDATRRSQRSRQAIYDAALALVAEVGYPKTTIEGIAARAGVGKQTIYRWWASKADVLLEAFLDLGEQAVRAAGEAAYAIPDTGDVAADLKVVLRATVDELRDPKFEAPYRALAAEGVVNEQLGREFVTRLLEPSLQLHADRLRAAQDAGQVRPEIDPRIGLELFVSPLAQRWLQHTGTISHAYTDTLVDYALHGLAPR is encoded by the coding sequence ATGGCCGCCCAGAAACCAGCCCACGCCCCCACTCCCGTGCCCGACCGGCCGCACCCCGACGCCACCCGGCGCAGCCAGCGGTCCCGTCAGGCCATCTACGACGCCGCCCTCGCCCTGGTCGCGGAGGTCGGCTATCCCAAGACCACGATCGAGGGCATCGCCGCCCGCGCCGGCGTCGGCAAGCAGACGATCTACCGCTGGTGGGCCTCGAAGGCCGACGTCCTGCTGGAGGCCTTCCTCGATCTGGGGGAGCAGGCCGTGCGGGCCGCCGGTGAGGCGGCGTACGCCATCCCGGACACCGGTGACGTCGCCGCCGACCTCAAGGTCGTGCTGCGCGCCACCGTCGACGAACTGCGCGACCCGAAGTTCGAGGCCCCCTACCGCGCCCTGGCCGCGGAGGGCGTCGTCAACGAACAGCTCGGCCGGGAGTTCGTCACCAGGCTCCTGGAGCCGTCGCTCCAGCTCCACGCCGACCGGCTGCGCGCCGCCCAGGACGCCGGCCAGGTGCGACCGGAGATCGACCCGCGCATCGGACTGGAGCTCTTCGTCTCCCCGCTCGCCCAGCGCTGGCTCCAGCACACGGGGACCATCTCCCACGCCTACACCGACACGCTCGTCGACTACGCGCTCCACGGACTCGCCCCGAGGTGA
- a CDS encoding response regulator transcription factor, protein MDRALRIVIAEDDPLLREGLALLLRAEGLDVVATADTAEAVLDAIGEHEPDVAILDVRMPPTHTDEGIRAAVEARRRRPAPAVLVLSAYVEQSFATDLLTGGVGGLGYLLKERVGRVEEFMDALRRVAAGGTAIDPEVVAQLFTRTRQDTRLERLSPREREVLALMAEGLGNGAIAARLVVTDGAVHKHIRSIFAKLDLSPADQVDRRVAAVLHYLENARARPR, encoded by the coding sequence ATGGACCGCGCGCTGCGGATCGTGATCGCCGAGGACGACCCGTTGCTGCGCGAGGGACTCGCCCTCCTGCTGCGCGCCGAGGGCCTGGACGTGGTGGCCACCGCGGACACCGCCGAGGCGGTGCTCGACGCCATCGGCGAGCACGAGCCCGACGTGGCCATCCTGGACGTACGCATGCCGCCCACGCACACCGACGAGGGCATCCGCGCGGCCGTCGAGGCCCGGCGCCGGCGTCCCGCTCCGGCCGTCCTGGTGCTGTCCGCGTACGTCGAGCAGTCCTTCGCCACCGACCTGCTGACCGGCGGGGTGGGCGGCCTCGGCTACCTGCTCAAGGAACGCGTCGGGCGGGTCGAGGAGTTCATGGACGCGCTGCGCCGGGTCGCGGCCGGGGGCACGGCCATCGATCCGGAGGTCGTCGCCCAGTTGTTCACCCGGACCCGCCAGGACACCCGGCTGGAGCGCCTGAGCCCCCGTGAGCGGGAGGTGCTCGCCCTGATGGCGGAGGGCCTGGGCAACGGCGCCATCGCCGCCCGGCTCGTCGTCACCGACGGCGCGGTCCACAAGCACATCCGCAGCATCTTCGCCAAGCTCGACCTGTCCCCGGCCGACCAGGTCGACCGGCGGGTGGCGGCCGTCCTGCACTACCTGGAGAACGCGCGGGCGCGGCCCCGCTGA
- a CDS encoding nuclear transport factor 2 family protein, with protein MTIQTTRLSDPAVRAFVAAVNAHDRDAFLALLSPDATMADDGNDRNLTQWIDQEIFSSHGHMEVDNESNGGRALIARYSNDTWGEMRTRWEFTVDEDGRIARFETGQA; from the coding sequence ATGACGATTCAGACCACGCGACTCAGCGACCCGGCCGTCCGCGCCTTCGTCGCCGCCGTCAACGCCCACGACCGCGACGCCTTCCTCGCGCTGCTCTCCCCGGACGCCACCATGGCCGACGACGGGAACGACCGGAACCTCACCCAGTGGATCGACCAGGAGATCTTCTCGTCCCACGGCCACATGGAGGTCGACAACGAGTCGAACGGCGGTCGCGCCCTCATCGCCCGCTACAGCAACGACACCTGGGGTGAGATGCGCACGCGGTGGGAGTTCACCGTGGACGAGGACGGGCGGATCGCGCGGTTCGAGACCGGGCAGGCGTAA